TTTTTCAGCCATAAACATCTGATTCGTCGCTTCTGTGCTTTTAGGGTCGAGGTATAATTTGGTGAAGCCGAGATAAGCAGCTACGATGGCAAACAAACCGCCGGCAACGTAGGTCAGCAGGTTCTTATTTTGATTTACCCAATGTTCAAAATTATTTAACCGGTCTTCCAGTTTCAGATTTTGTTCTTTTATTTCTTCTGCCATTGCTGATTGTTATGCTTGATTGATGATTTTTGGTTTGTATGCTCTAAGGCACTGTTCATTGCCTGTCTTAATCTTTAAGGAAAGGATAGTCAGCTTCCATATAGTTATCACTGTATATCTCTGACGGATCAGGGTATGGAGACTCTTCCGCAAATTTTACGCAATCGTCGATCTCTGCCAGTATTCTTTCATGGAGGTCGGCGATCTGCTCCGCTGTCGCATAATTATATTTCATAATTGTAGCCAGTGTCGTCTCCAGCGGATCCTTTTGCTTGTATTCCTCCACTTCTTCCTTCGAACGGTATTTCGCAGGGTCACTCATCGAATGGCCTTTATAGCGGTATGTCTTAATCTCCAGGAAGGTCGGGCCTTCACCACGCCTGCCTCTTGCGGCAGCAGCGGCCACGGCATCATGCACCGATTCGCATCGCATCCCATCAACCTGCATGGATGGCATATCATAACCAAGTGCCAGCTTGCTGATATCAGAAACATTGCTGGACCGTTCCACGGAAGTTCCCATCGCGTATTCATTATTCTCACAGATAAAGATCACCGGTAACTTCCACAGCATAGCCATATTAAAAGTTTCATGCAGCGCCCCCTGTCTTGCGGCGCCATCGCCGAAAAAACAGGCACAGACATTCTGTGTACCGAGGTATTTTTCTGAAAACGCGATGCCTGCACCAAGCGGAATCTGTGCACCAACAATACCATGTCCGCCAAAGAATTTTTTTTCTTTGGAAAAGAAATGCATCGACCCTCCTTTTCCCTTCGTACATCCGGTGGCTTTGCCATACAATTCAGCCATGCATTCATTGGACGAAATACCCTTTGCAAGGGCTAATCCATGATCACGGTAAGCGGTAATGATGGCATCGTCGGTCTGCAGCGCTGAAATAGTGCCGGCAGCAACGGCCTCCTGCCCGATATAGAGATGGCAAAATCCGCGTATCTTCTGCATGCCATACAGCTGACCTGATCTTTCTTCAAAACGGCGGATACGCAGCATGAGCTCATACCAGGAAAGGTAGGTTTCCCCGGAGAATTTTCCGTTGACGGAGTCCAGACTTACCACACCTTCCTTGAGTCCGCCTGCCGTTTCAGCAGCCGTACCATTGGTTTCTTTTGCTATTTTTGCTTTCGCCAATTTTAACGAATAAGGGTGCGAAAATAATTAAAAAAGTCAATTAGAACGAAGCGATTTTCTCCGGCCTGTGTATCTTAAAACATTGTCACTCACCCAGTTTAAGAATTACAGATCAGCCAGCTTACAATTCAGCCCTTCCCTGAATCATTTTGCCGGCCGCAATGGGGCGGGAAAAACCAATCTTCTCGACAGCATTCATTACCTGTGTCTCGGCAAGAGTTATTTTCATGCAAGTGATATGCAATCCATCAGGGCGCCGGAATCCTTCTTCAGAATGCAGGGTAAATTCAAACAGGACGCCACAGAAATGGACGTGAGCTGCACCTATTCAGGTGGCCGGAAAGAAGTTGCAAAAAACGGCATTGCCTATCAGCGGCTGACAGAACATGTCGGAACTATTCCCGTAGTGATGATTGCTCCGGATGATCATTCGCTGATTGATGAAGGAAGTGATGAACGACGGCGCTTCATCGACAATACCATCTCGCAGATTGATCACCCTTACCTCGATAATCTCGTTGCCTATAATAAAGTGTTGCAACAACGGAATGCAGCATTGAAAACATTTGCCATCCGCAGATCATTTGATGCTGCCTTGCTGGATACGCTGAACATACAACTTTCCGGCATCGGCCGGAAAATTTATGCATCCCGTACACGCTATCTGCAACAGTTTATACCGCCGGTGAAAAAGTATCATGCCCTTGTCTGCGGCGAAAAGGAAAACATACAGGTGGAATACCAGTCTGTTTTTCAAAAGGGCGATCTGCTGCCTGCCTTACGCAATTCCATCGAGAAAGACCGGCAACTGGAAAGAACAACGGAAGGCATTCACCGCGACGAATTAGATTTTTTTCTTTCAGGTCAACCCGTAAAAAAATTCGGTTCACAGGGACAAAAGAAAACGTTCCTGATATCGCTGAAACTCGCGCAATGGGAATTGATAAGATCCGAAATAGGTAAAACGCCCATCCTGTTGCTCGATGACCTGTTTGATAAACTTGATAGCTTTAGGGCTGGGAAAATCCTTAACCTGATAGCTGCCGGATTTTTCGGGCAGGTTTTTATCACAGACACCGAAGCCGAAAGATTGCACAACCTGATGCCTGAAAATGACAAGGACTATAAGTATTTCCATATTGAAGACGGGCAAGTGACAGAAAGCGGATAAAGCATATTTTTGTTTGCTGATGCCGGTAGCAAACCGCATTTCTTTCTGTTCTCTATATTTGCCGCATTATAACTATGGATAAGGATACTTCAAGAACACGAACAAAGATCATCGCCACCATTGGCCCGGCTTCAAGAAATTATGAAACCATCTGCGCCATGATAGAAGGTGGGCTCGATGTGGTGCGCATGAACTTTTCTCACAGCACGCATGATGATCATCAGCATACACTGGATGCGGTGCGACGGTACAATGCAGAATTTAACAGCAACATCTGCCTGTTAGGTGATCTGCAAGGCCCCAAGCTAAGGGTCGGTATGGTGGAAAATAATGAAGTGATGTTGGAAAACGGCAAAAAAATATTGCTGACATCCACCGAAACACTCAGCACTGCAGAAAAGCTTTATATCAAATATCCGCAACTGGCACAGGACGTGAAACCGGGCGAACGGATTCTGCTTGATGATGGTAAACTGACACTGGAAATTCTTAGCAGTGACAACAATGATACGCTGGAAGCCATGATCATTCATGGCGGGAAACTCAGCTCAAAGAAGGGCGTTAATTTTCCGAACAGTACACTTTCTGTTCCGGCACTCTCAGAAAAAGATAAAGCTGATCTTGCCTTTTCTATAAAGAATAAAGTTGAATGGATCGCCCTTTCTTTTGTACGAACAGCCGATGACATTCACCAGGTGAAGACACTGCTGCATGAAGCACGTTCCCGTGCAAAGGTGATTGCCAAAATTGAAAAGCCGGAAGCCATCACCAATATCGACGAAATCATCGCTGCATCAGACGGCATCATGGTAGCCCGCGGGGACCTTGGTGTGGAAATGGAACTCGAGCAGGTACCTATTCTCCAGAAGAAGATCGTAAAAGCCTGTATCCAGTCTGCAAAACCCGTGATCATCGCCACGCAGATGATGGAGAGTATGATCTCGAGCCCGACACCAACGCGAGCGGAAACCAATGATGTGACCAATGCCGTGCTTGATGGTGCTGATGCTGTAATGCTGAGTGCCGAAACTTCAACCGGTGCTTTTCCGGTGCAGGTCGTGAAGATCATGGATAAGATTGTACGTTTTGCTGAAAAGGAAGCAGAAGTATATAATAAGCGCAAGCTTGTTAACCGCCACTCAAAAACTTTTTTGTCGGATGAAATATGCCACCAGGCCTGCCTGATATGTGATGTGCTGAATGCCAAAGCTATCGTAAGCATGACACATTCCGGCTACACCGCATTTCAGCTCACCAGCTTCCGGCCCAAGGCGCCTGTATTTATCTTCACTGATAATAAACAACTGCTGAATACTTTGAATCTTTTATGGGGAGTCAAATGCTTCTACTATAACAAATTCGCCACTACCGATGAGACCATTCATGATGTGAATGGCATACTGCGGGATATGGGTTATATTGAAACCGGCGATCTCGTCATCAATACCGCCAGCATGCCCTTGCATACCCGCAGCAGAACTAATACCATTAAGGTGAGCAGGATTGATTAAGCAGTTGCAAGACTAAGGCGTTTGGATTTTTTGTTAGTAAGTAAAAGTCAAGGACTGTCCAAATGTTGCGTTTACCTGTAACCTTCGCCGTTTTCATTATTGCCGCATCATGTTCTTCAAAACAGGTTAAGCAGCCTCCCGTATTAGACAATAAAACGGTCGTTGTTGCTCAGCTAAAAGAAAACCTGCCGGTAGATACCGTTATCCGCAGCATTCCTTGCAAGACAGCTCCGGCACAATCATTCAGCCTTTATCTGCCTCCATCCTACTCTTCCAATGTGCCGTTCCCGGTGCTAATGTTCTTTGATCCGCATGGTGATGGTTCGTTGCCGGTTTCGAAATATCATCTGCTTGCCAGGAAGTTTGGTTATGTGCTGATTGGTTCCAACAATGCCAGGAACGGACTTACTCCTGATCAGACCAATAACATTGCTGCAACGTTAACGCAGGATCTGCGGACGAGGATTGCTGCAGATGAAAAACGCATTACGTTGGCCGGCTTCTCCGGTGGTGCGAAGGTGGCACTTGCCTACACCTACAGTCATCCTGAAGTGCAACATGTAATTTACGCAGGCGCCGCCATTCCTCTGCCGCTATCCGCACCTCCGCTTGCCATGCTTGGCTTTGCAGGCATTAATGACATGAACTATACCGACCTGCTTGCATTCGATCAGTCAATCAAAAAAACAGCGATCTCCCA
The DNA window shown above is from Chitinophagales bacterium and carries:
- the pdhA gene encoding pyruvate dehydrogenase (acetyl-transferring) E1 component subunit alpha, yielding MLRIRRFEERSGQLYGMQKIRGFCHLYIGQEAVAAGTISALQTDDAIITAYRDHGLALAKGISSNECMAELYGKATGCTKGKGGSMHFFSKEKKFFGGHGIVGAQIPLGAGIAFSEKYLGTQNVCACFFGDGAARQGALHETFNMAMLWKLPVIFICENNEYAMGTSVERSSNVSDISKLALGYDMPSMQVDGMRCESVHDAVAAAAARGRRGEGPTFLEIKTYRYKGHSMSDPAKYRSKEEVEEYKQKDPLETTLATIMKYNYATAEQIADLHERILAEIDDCVKFAEESPYPDPSEIYSDNYMEADYPFLKD
- the recF gene encoding DNA replication and repair protein RecF (All proteins in this family for which functions are known are DNA-binding proteins that assist the filamentation of RecA onto DNA for the initiation of recombination or recombinational repair.) is translated as MSLTQFKNYRSASLQFSPSLNHFAGRNGAGKTNLLDSIHYLCLGKSYFHASDMQSIRAPESFFRMQGKFKQDATEMDVSCTYSGGRKEVAKNGIAYQRLTEHVGTIPVVMIAPDDHSLIDEGSDERRRFIDNTISQIDHPYLDNLVAYNKVLQQRNAALKTFAIRRSFDAALLDTLNIQLSGIGRKIYASRTRYLQQFIPPVKKYHALVCGEKENIQVEYQSVFQKGDLLPALRNSIEKDRQLERTTEGIHRDELDFFLSGQPVKKFGSQGQKKTFLISLKLAQWELIRSEIGKTPILLLDDLFDKLDSFRAGKILNLIAAGFFGQVFITDTEAERLHNLMPENDKDYKYFHIEDGQVTESG
- the pyk gene encoding pyruvate kinase gives rise to the protein MDKDTSRTRTKIIATIGPASRNYETICAMIEGGLDVVRMNFSHSTHDDHQHTLDAVRRYNAEFNSNICLLGDLQGPKLRVGMVENNEVMLENGKKILLTSTETLSTAEKLYIKYPQLAQDVKPGERILLDDGKLTLEILSSDNNDTLEAMIIHGGKLSSKKGVNFPNSTLSVPALSEKDKADLAFSIKNKVEWIALSFVRTADDIHQVKTLLHEARSRAKVIAKIEKPEAITNIDEIIAASDGIMVARGDLGVEMELEQVPILQKKIVKACIQSAKPVIIATQMMESMISSPTPTRAETNDVTNAVLDGADAVMLSAETSTGAFPVQVVKIMDKIVRFAEKEAEVYNKRKLVNRHSKTFLSDEICHQACLICDVLNAKAIVSMTHSGYTAFQLTSFRPKAPVFIFTDNKQLLNTLNLLWGVKCFYYNKFATTDETIHDVNGILRDMGYIETGDLVINTASMPLHTRSRTNTIKVSRID